A section of the Roseivirga sp. BDSF3-8 genome encodes:
- a CDS encoding DASS family sodium-coupled anion symporter produces MQLPSIRQTGFVMGPLSFFIILFAAGSGQNNLTDVFPVLALAAWMVVWWITEAAPIPVTALLPIIILPLLQVSPVVEAAAPYASPIIFLFMGGFMIALALEKHNLHKRVALNLLRLTGTSGNGIILGFMISTAILSMWISNTATAVMMLPIALSVVGLVVGENTPLNKSQQNFALALMLSIAYSANIGGTMTLIGTPPNVVMAGYLRTLTQHELGFGEYLAVGIPVGVLLLTITYLLMARVLFPNKLTAVPGSGKLVSKQLAELGSISREEYLVIGIFLLTATGWIFKQQLNALFGQDLLTDHVTAMIGGSLMFIVPSQLKSFDRLLDWEDTQRLPWGILILFGGGMSLAKAMEKTGLIELVGDFVAQQGNTSLLLLVPLMTVLVLFLTEVMSNVALITIFVPVAIGICRGLGIDPLLIVVPATLASSCAFMMPISTPPNAIVFASGHIRMKDMIKTGIWLNLLAAGVLSLAGLTIVRWFLV; encoded by the coding sequence ATGCAGTTACCCTCAATCAGGCAAACGGGCTTTGTAATGGGCCCTCTATCGTTTTTCATCATACTTTTTGCGGCAGGGTCCGGCCAGAATAATCTTACTGATGTATTTCCGGTGCTCGCCCTGGCCGCCTGGATGGTAGTCTGGTGGATTACTGAAGCTGCGCCAATACCGGTCACTGCCCTGCTACCTATCATTATCCTTCCTTTGCTCCAGGTCTCCCCGGTTGTAGAGGCGGCCGCTCCATATGCCAGTCCTATCATATTTCTGTTTATGGGCGGTTTTATGATCGCTCTCGCACTTGAAAAGCATAACCTGCATAAACGTGTGGCCCTGAATCTGCTCAGGCTAACAGGCACCAGTGGAAACGGAATCATCCTCGGGTTCATGATCTCTACTGCTATCCTGAGCATGTGGATAAGCAATACGGCTACTGCCGTGATGATGCTCCCCATAGCTCTCTCTGTAGTAGGCCTTGTGGTAGGTGAAAATACTCCACTAAATAAAAGCCAGCAAAACTTTGCCCTGGCACTCATGCTCAGCATTGCCTATTCGGCAAATATCGGGGGTACCATGACCCTTATAGGTACCCCACCCAATGTAGTGATGGCCGGGTACCTCCGTACCCTTACCCAGCATGAGCTTGGATTCGGCGAATACCTCGCAGTGGGCATACCGGTGGGGGTGCTGCTGCTCACCATTACTTATTTATTGATGGCCAGGGTACTATTTCCCAACAAACTGACCGCTGTGCCTGGCAGCGGGAAGCTGGTAAGCAAGCAATTAGCTGAACTGGGATCTATTTCCCGTGAAGAATACCTGGTGATCGGTATATTTCTACTAACAGCCACAGGCTGGATATTTAAGCAACAGTTAAATGCCCTTTTCGGTCAGGACCTGCTTACAGACCACGTAACCGCTATGATTGGTGGCAGCCTCATGTTCATCGTTCCCTCTCAACTCAAAAGCTTTGACAGGTTACTGGACTGGGAGGATACCCAGCGCCTACCCTGGGGAATACTGATACTTTTTGGCGGTGGTATGAGCCTGGCTAAGGCAATGGAGAAGACAGGATTAATAGAGTTGGTGGGTGATTTTGTTGCTCAGCAGGGGAATACTTCCCTTCTGCTGCTCGTTCCGCTCATGACGGTCCTGGTATTATTCCTGACAGAAGTAATGAGCAACGTGGCCCTGATTACGATATTTGTTCCGGTAGCGATCGGTATATGCCGTGGGTTAGGCATTGACCCTTTACTTATTGTGGTACCTGCCACGCTGGCCTCCAGTTGTGCCTTCATGATGCCCATCAGTACACCACCAAATGCGATCGTTTTTGCCAGCGGACATATCAGAATGAAGGATATGATAAAGACCGGCATCTGGCTGAATCTGCTTGCAGCAGGTGTGCTTTCCTTAGCCGGCCTTACAATAGTTCGTTGGTTTCTGGTATAA
- a CDS encoding VOC family protein yields the protein MEQNIAGWFEIPVTDMVRAIAFYEKILDVSMERHQMGELDMAWFPYAPYGKPGAAGSLVKHPAFYKPSHDGTLIYLSAPSGNLATELARVPDAGGKIVEEKKLIADDIGYMGIFIDSEGNRVALHSNG from the coding sequence ATGGAACAGAATATCGCAGGATGGTTTGAGATACCCGTTACCGATATGGTCCGGGCCATAGCCTTTTACGAAAAAATACTGGATGTGTCTATGGAAAGGCATCAAATGGGCGAACTGGATATGGCCTGGTTTCCCTATGCACCATATGGCAAACCCGGGGCGGCAGGTTCCTTAGTGAAGCACCCGGCATTTTACAAACCTTCTCACGATGGCACCCTAATCTATCTCTCTGCACCGTCAGGAAACCTGGCTACAGAACTGGCCAGAGTACCCGATGCAGGGGGTAAAATTGTAGAGGAAAAGAAACTTATAGCTGATGATATAGGATACATGGGGATTTTTATAGACTCAGAAGGAAACCGCGTAGCCCTTCACTCTAACGGATAA
- a CDS encoding pinensin family lanthipeptide — translation MKKKISLNDLKVASFVTTGNFDTIKGGVTDPRLSKEWDCPTDYTTREDSFDVEG, via the coding sequence ATGAAAAAGAAGATTTCACTAAACGACCTGAAAGTGGCCAGCTTTGTCACTACCGGAAATTTTGACACAATTAAAGGTGGAGTAACTGATCCCAGACTTTCAAAAGAATGGGATTGCCCTACCGATTATACTACGCGTGAGGATTCCTTCGATGTAGAAGGGTAA
- a CDS encoding RtcB family protein — protein MKEPLITRKTLIDLGFPKCKAVSVALKIIETSMEDTPRETLMDTMRSLAQNPEPYRTHEELGVVANEIISHRQKQPTPLLDTAMPYEVFGSEGIDPGAILQMETAMRLPVTRAGALMPDAHIGYGLPIGGVLATENAVIPYAVGVDIGCRMCLSLFDLPVSLLASDSHRMKEVLNQNSRFGKSTFRHPLDDAIMEREEFKEIDIAKRMKDRAWSQLGSSGGGNHFVEFGTVTISSQNNRLGVAPGEYLALLSHSGSRGLGASIAKHYTDLAKELCPLPSQARHLAWLDLNSAEGTEYWAAMTLAGDYASACHHQVHHRFATALGAETIRMVENHHNFAWKETDAQGRELIVHRKGATPAGEGILGIIPGSMTAPGFIVSGKGKPESIDSASHGAGRQMSRTQAKNSLLQAEVSAYLEQHGVEVIGSGLDEAPMAYKDIHQVMDYQQDLVNVEGTFSPRIVRMCGDKGYFEVD, from the coding sequence ATGAAAGAGCCCTTAATCACCCGCAAAACACTCATTGATCTTGGTTTTCCAAAGTGCAAGGCCGTAAGTGTAGCCCTGAAGATCATCGAGACCTCCATGGAGGATACGCCCCGGGAAACCCTCATGGATACGATGAGATCCCTTGCTCAGAACCCGGAGCCCTACCGTACCCATGAAGAGCTGGGGGTAGTGGCCAATGAGATCATTTCCCACCGTCAAAAGCAACCTACCCCCCTGCTGGACACCGCTATGCCCTATGAAGTATTTGGTAGTGAAGGCATTGATCCAGGTGCAATTCTCCAGATGGAGACTGCCATGCGCCTGCCAGTGACCAGGGCCGGGGCCCTGATGCCAGATGCACATATAGGTTATGGCCTGCCTATTGGCGGTGTACTGGCTACTGAAAACGCCGTTATTCCTTATGCAGTAGGAGTAGATATTGGGTGCCGTATGTGCCTGAGCCTGTTCGATCTGCCTGTCAGTCTGCTGGCTTCGGATTCACATCGTATGAAAGAGGTGCTCAACCAAAACAGCAGATTTGGTAAGAGCACGTTCAGACACCCACTGGATGATGCGATCATGGAGCGGGAGGAATTTAAAGAAATAGACATTGCGAAACGGATGAAGGACCGTGCCTGGTCTCAGCTTGGCTCGTCCGGCGGAGGCAATCACTTTGTGGAGTTCGGTACCGTCACTATTTCTTCTCAAAATAACCGGCTCGGGGTCGCTCCAGGCGAATACCTTGCCTTATTGAGCCATTCAGGCTCCAGGGGACTCGGAGCTTCTATAGCAAAGCATTACACAGATCTGGCGAAAGAGTTATGTCCTTTACCAAGCCAGGCCAGGCACCTGGCCTGGCTGGATCTCAATTCTGCAGAAGGTACGGAATACTGGGCCGCCATGACCCTGGCCGGGGATTATGCTTCTGCCTGTCACCACCAGGTACATCACCGCTTTGCCACTGCTCTAGGGGCAGAAACCATCCGTATGGTAGAAAACCACCATAATTTTGCATGGAAAGAAACCGATGCTCAGGGCAGAGAGCTTATTGTTCATCGTAAGGGAGCCACCCCTGCCGGTGAAGGTATCCTGGGAATTATCCCCGGATCCATGACCGCTCCGGGTTTTATCGTATCCGGCAAAGGCAAACCTGAATCTATAGACTCTGCCTCTCATGGTGCCGGCAGACAAATGTCCCGAACACAGGCAAAAAACTCACTGCTACAGGCTGAGGTTTCTGCTTATCTTGAACAGCATGGCGTAGAAGTAATAGGCTCCGGTCTTGATGAGGCTCCTATGGCTTATAAGGATATACACCAGGTAATGGATTACCAGCAGGACCTGGTAAATGTAGAAGGGACATTCTCTCCGCGCATCGTAAGAATGTGTGGCGATAAAGGGTATTTTGAGGTAGATTAA
- a CDS encoding DUF2197 domain-containing protein, which produces MVFFKFLPNLKISCSLCRKKDYFKKMIIYAKRLRSKPIGLYHTQINTV; this is translated from the coding sequence ATCGTTTTTTTTAAATTTTTACCAAACCTAAAAATATCATGCTCCCTTTGCCGGAAGAAAGATTATTTTAAAAAAATGATCATCTACGCAAAAAGACTGCGCAGCAAGCCAATTGGTTTGTATCATACTCAAATCAATACCGTATGA
- a CDS encoding type II toxin-antitoxin system HigB family toxin, translating to MKRILARKALREFWEKHPDAETYLKVWYETARGASWYSPADIKQSYANASILKDSRVVFNIQGNSYRLIVKFNFDRQWAFIRFVGTHAEYDRIDANTI from the coding sequence ATGAAAAGAATTTTGGCCAGGAAGGCGCTGCGGGAGTTTTGGGAGAAACACCCCGATGCGGAAACTTACCTTAAAGTATGGTACGAAACTGCCCGGGGAGCATCCTGGTACTCACCTGCTGATATAAAGCAAAGTTATGCTAATGCCAGTATTCTGAAAGACAGCAGGGTGGTATTTAACATTCAAGGGAATAGCTACCGGCTTATCGTAAAATTCAATTTTGACAGGCAATGGGCCTTTATTCGGTTTGTAGGGACACATGCCGAATATGACAGGATAGATGCAAATACCATCTGA